The SAR324 cluster bacterium genome has a segment encoding these proteins:
- a CDS encoding FCD domain-containing protein, which translates to MTAEVPKSIRKRSDLVADQIKEAIISKKLPPGERLSDEKDFLKTYRVSKGTMREALKSLEVQGLVNIKTGPGGGASVARVSAEKTNELLWNYFFSRNVSLENIYAVRKLVEPELAASVAEHLDEEDLQLLEQSVGHCSLQGFEGNDRAQRIQELDFHLVMADSCPNPVLAFFTKFILSLLARIIIHEELTPDPHTSAQHSQQGLDYHQALLLAFRERNPQKARQVMIEHMDSAESFMLNISRPKTS; encoded by the coding sequence ATGACAGCAGAGGTGCCAAAGAGTATCCGTAAGAGATCCGATTTGGTTGCTGACCAAATCAAGGAGGCTATCATTAGTAAAAAGTTACCTCCTGGTGAAAGGCTCTCTGATGAAAAAGATTTTCTGAAGACTTATCGAGTCAGCAAGGGGACAATGCGGGAAGCCCTGAAATCACTGGAGGTGCAAGGACTCGTCAACATCAAAACTGGTCCAGGGGGCGGAGCCTCTGTTGCGAGAGTCAGTGCTGAAAAAACGAATGAGCTATTGTGGAATTACTTTTTTTCAAGAAACGTGTCCCTAGAAAATATCTATGCTGTCCGCAAACTCGTAGAACCTGAACTAGCAGCAAGTGTAGCAGAGCATCTGGATGAAGAAGACCTGCAACTGCTCGAGCAATCGGTTGGCCACTGTTCTCTCCAGGGATTTGAAGGTAATGATCGAGCACAGCGTATTCAGGAATTAGATTTCCATTTGGTGATGGCAGATTCCTGTCCAAATCCTGTGTTGGCTTTTTTTACAAAATTCATTCTCAGTCTACTGGCACGCATCATTATTCATGAGGAACTAACCCCCGATCCACACACCAGCGCTCAACACAGCCAACAAGGCCTTGACTACCATCAAGCTTTGCTACTGGCTTTTAGAGAACGTAACCCTCAGAAAGCTCGACAAGTGATGATCGAGCATATGGATTCAGCAGAATCCTTCATGTTGAATATCAGCCGTCCAAAGACTTCCTAG